Part of the Rhodothermales bacterium genome is shown below.
TTTGGGCTGGCGAAGACGGCCGCATCCACCAAACTCACGCGGATGGGATCGACGCTTGGAACGGTGGCCTACATGAGCCCGGAACAGGCGCGCGGGGAGGAAGTGGATCGTCGCAGCGACATCTGGTCGCTGGGTGCGGTGCTATACGAGATGATCACGGGCCGTGTACCGTTTCCGGGCGATTACGAGCAGGCCGTCGTCTACGCCATTCTCAATCAGGATCCGGAGCCGATCACGGCGGTGCGTTCGGGTGTGCCAATGGCGCTCGAGTGGATCGTATCCAAGTGCATGGCGGCCGATCCGGACGACCGGTATCAGTCGGCCAGTGAGATTGCGGTTGATCTGCGAACAACCGACCTCTCCGGATCAGGGATGACGCGCGTTTCGTCGCGCTCAAGCGTGTCAGCTGCTGTGGAACTCCCAGTTGGTCGGGCCGATGGCACGTCTGTTTCGTCTGAACGGCGCGTTTCATTCCCGGTCATGGTGGCTGTGGTTGTCGGGGCTCTGGCGGTTGGATTTCTTGCCGCCATGTTCGCATTTCGGGCCGACGAGCCGCCCGCACCGGTTGTCCGACGACTCGGCGTTCAACTACCTGGACACGCGGAGATTTCCCACCCGTCCCTGTCGTCTGACGGCCGCTTCATTGCTTTCTCGTCTGCGCCCGTAGGGAGTCAAGGTCGACTCTGGTTGCACGACATGACGACTGGAGCGACGAACGCGATCACGCAGTCGGAAAACAGCCGCCTGTCGGAATTCTCACCGGATGGTCGTTGGCTGGTGTTTGAGAGAGAGGTAGGTATCGCCGCCGTACTTGTCCCGGACGGAACCCCCGCAGTCCTAGCCGATAGCGGCTTCGTTCCTGTCTGGATGTCGAACACGGAAGTGATGTTTCAATACGCGCGCCGAATCTATCGCAAGTCGCTTGACGGCGGTCCGCCCGAACCCATCGTCTCGCCACGAGCGGATCGGAACGAGAGCGCAGTCCTCTTTCCGTGCTTGCTTCCGGGCGGTCGATTTCTTGTTGTAACGGTGGACTACAATGAAGTCGGAAAACCGCAGGATCTGGCGCTGGTGGATTTAAACACGGGTGACCGGTCAATCCTCGTAGAGGGAGCGGCGGCCGCGGCCTATGCGCCCAGCGGCCACCTCGTGTATGCACAGGGAGATATCGACGGGCAGGTACTCGCGCGGCCGATTGGCGCCGGAACCGGTCGTCTGCTGGGGCCGGCGGTGCCTGTCATCGGACGAACCGGATTCTGGACCTACGGTATCGGTCTTGATGGCTCGCTGGCCTACACCGGAGCAGAGTCCGGACAAGAAAGTCACAAGTCCCTTTACTGGATATCTGAAGAAGGACGTGTCCTCGACACACTAGCCTTCGCTCTGGAGGTCTATCAGGGCATACAGATATCTCCCGACGGATCAAAGGTTCTTGCCGGGGTAGACCCGGTGGCCAATTTTTCTGACATATATGTCTACGACTTGAATACAGGGATGCGGGATCAAATCAACTCGCAGGGTACAGTCGCGATGTGGTCGGCAGATGGACGCGACGTCATGATGACGGCTGCGCGCGACGGTTATTCAATGCCCATCCGGCAACCCCTCGACCGGTCCCGCCCTGAGGAGGCGATCGACACGTCCGCGCGCTTCCTGGCCGGAATGTCTCGAGATGGAAGGTATCTTGTCCTCGGTCTGAGCGATGACGAGAACGATTTCAGAGCGAACTCCGACCTGCAGCTGCTTGACTTAGAGTCGGGCGGCACTACGCCGGTCGATACATCCTCGTGGAACCACTTTACCGCCAGTTTCTCACCGGATGGACGATACATCGCCTACGATATCTGGCAG
Proteins encoded:
- a CDS encoding protein kinase; translation: MIKPGQTISHFEIIEKLGAGGMGLVYLAQDTKLDRRVALKVLPPHALISEDDRARFYREARAAAALNHPNIAHVYEIDETEDADGVSHPFIAMEYVDGGTLADRTAEGPLPLKEAVRIAADVAAGLHVAHENNIVHRDVKGGNVMLTSGGIPKILDFGLAKTAASTKLTRMGSTLGTVAYMSPEQARGEEVDRRSDIWSLGAVLYEMITGRVPFPGDYEQAVVYAILNQDPEPITAVRSGVPMALEWIVSKCMAADPDDRYQSASEIAVDLRTTDLSGSGMTRVSSRSSVSAAVELPVGRADGTSVSSERRVSFPVMVAVVVGALAVGFLAAMFAFRADEPPAPVVRRLGVQLPGHAEISHPSLSSDGRFIAFSSAPVGSQGRLWLHDMTTGATNAITQSENSRLSEFSPDGRWLVFEREVGIAAVLVPDGTPAVLADSGFVPVWMSNTEVMFQYARRIYRKSLDGGPPEPIVSPRADRNESAVLFPCLLPGGRFLVVTVDYNEVGKPQDLALVDLNTGDRSILVEGAAAAAYAPSGHLVYAQGDIDGQVLARPIGAGTGRLLGPAVPVIGRTGFWTYGIGLDGSLAYTGAESGQESHKSLYWISEEGRVLDTLAFALEVYQGIQISPDGSKVLAGVDPVANFSDIYVYDLNTGMRDQINSQGTVAMWSADGRDVMMTAARDGYSMPIRQPLDRSRPEEAIDTSARFLAGMSRDGRYLVLGLSDDENDFRANSDLQLLDLESGGTTPVDTSSWNHFTASFSPDGRYIAYDIWQDDWLGVDWRLHVRDLQTGGLIRVSPNWGFLPQWSPDGKYIYYQDFRSIYRVPVEYETGFKMLGPSELVHRAEGFPFFALHPNGGRILVAAPPSSRRGTTSSTFDLVLNWSEELKRIAPPSSSD